A stretch of DNA from Candidatus Methanosuratincola sp.:
CCCCATACGAGAAGCGGAGACCTGACACCGAGACTACTTCCAAGCAGAACCACCCCTTCGTTTCAGGAGATAGAGGAAGAACGGCGCCCCGACGAGCGTGGTGATGACCCCGACCGGCAGCTCGAAGGATGCCACGGATCTGGCGAGGTCGTCAGCGACCATGAGAAATATCGCCCCGAGGCTTGCAGATGCAGGAACGACGACCCTGTTGTCCGGTGTGCCGAGGAGCATCCTCACCGTGTGCGGGACGACGAGGCCTATCCAGCCGATGACCCCGGCTACCGAGACGAACGCAGAGACCATTAGGGTCGACGCCAGCAGCACCAGGAACCTGTCCCTCTCCACGTTTACCCCGAGCGCCTTCGCCTCCTCGTCCCCCATGGAGAGGACGTTTATCCTCCACCGCATAAAAAACACTATCGCGAATCCTGCCAGGATCAGGGGGGCGATCTGGCTCAGCGGTCCCCAGCCGGTCACCGCTAGGCTCCCCATCATCCAGTACACGACCCCGGCAAGCTTCTCGGACTCTGTGAAGAACTTTATTATCGAGAGCAGCGCCGAGAAGAGCGCGGTCACTATGACGCCCGCGAGGACGAGGGATATCACGGGCGTATCGCCCTTGCTCTTCGCAACGGTGTAGGTCGTGAAGAATGCTGCAAACCCCATCGCGAAGGAGAGTGCCTGGACTGACCCCGGCAGGCCCGGGAAGTAGGCGATCCCGAGCGCTGCCCCGAGACCTGCGCCTGCAGAAACCCCCAGGATGTAAGTGTCGACGAGCGGGTTCTTGAAGATACCCTGGAGGGAGGCTCCTGAGACGGAGAGGGCAAGCCCACCGACGAGGGCCAGGAGCACCCTTGGCATGCGTATGTTGAAGACAATCGTCTCGTAGACCTCCGGCCAGGGTGCGCTTCCGGACGGATCATAGAGGCGCTTGATGAGGATGCTGATCACGGTGGAGGGGTCTATCGAGTAGACGCCCACGAAGAGGGACGAGACTAGCACAGGGAAGGGGAGTAGGAGGAGCACGGAGACGAGGAGCTTCCTTTTTGTCATCTCGAAACCTCTTTAAGAAAAGAAAAGGGGGATTTATCAGCTTTTCAGGTACCCGTAGTACCCGTCCATGAGCTGGTCCCTGACCGATGTCCAGTTGAAGGAGGCGAAGTGCGAGGGCTGTATGCATGCGGCAAGCTGCAGCTCGCCGACGACCATCCTCGGGGTCCAGTCAAGGTAGCTGGAAAGGTCATAGGATCCGGTGAGGACAGGGTAGACCCGCCCCTCCCTCACCGCACGGAGGCTCAGCCAGTTGGTGTCGTTCATCGAGCTTATCTGGGAGGATAGGGTCGACTGAGTCCTCCCGACTATCACGATGATGTCGGGGTCCCAAAGGAGGACCTGCTCCATGTTCACCTTCACCCAAGACTTGTCGCCGAATCCCTCGTGGGCGACGTTGATGCCGCCCACGTCGACGACGACATTCCCCCAGCTCGTGTTGGAGTAGGTGTATATCAGCCCGTCTTTCCAGACGTCGAGGTTGCAGATGAGGACGCGCGGCCGATCATCCGAGGGTATTCTGCTCGCATTGGTGATCAGCTGCGAGTGGAGGCCGTTTATGTAGCTCGCGATCGACTGCGCCCGCTCGGCCTTGCCCAGCGCCTGTCCTATGATCACCGTCGCTTTCGCGATGTCCTCGAAGTTCTTTGCGAAGAGGGTGATGACAGGGATCCCCGCACCCTCGAGGCTTTTTACGATATCCTCTGCCTTCCCGTATCCATAGTCCATTATAACGAGGTCGGGCTTAAGAGAGAGGACGGTCTCGATGTTTACGCCCGAGAAGATGTTGCCGACGACGGTCTTGTTCTTGACCGAGTCAGGTATGAAGACCGAGGACGTGACGTAGCTCCCGATTCCAACGATCTTGTCCTGTGCCCCGAGCACGCAGGCGATCTCGGTCCAGTAGGACTCTAAGATCACGACCCGGTTGGCTGTGTAGTTCATCCGTACGGTCCTGTTCGACATGTCGACTATCTTCACGCCGGAGCCGCCGTTCAGGTACCCCCCTGAGAGGAGGATAACGACCGAGGAGACCGCGATTATAGCTACTAATGCCACGGACAACGCTTTGACCGTTTCTTTCATCAAGAAGCACCAAGAAGGTGTCGGGGGCATGTGATTTAAAATTTCCGTTTCATATGAAACCTAGAACTAAGGACCTTCCGTAGGAGATCAGTGAGCCCGTCAGCGCGTCCGAGCTGGACTCTGCGTATATCCTCACGACGCTCTCTGTACCCGACCTTCTGAAGAGGAGCCAGGACCCGTCCACGAGGATGATCTTTATGCCGTCCTTCCGGTTTACTTCGACCACCTTCCTGCCCAGGACCTCGCCCTTGGCTGCGACCTCGCCCTCGATGAGGCGGATGATGTCGCCCCCGACAGAGGCACGCAGGTCCAGCCTAGCAGAGGAGAGGCGGCCGTACTCCGCGACCAGGTCTTGGTAAAGGCCGGCGAGTCCCTGTCCAGACGTCTTGACCGCCTCCATAAGAAGTGCCGCGGAGGCGATGCCGTCCTTCTCTGGGATGTGGTTCACGAAGCTCATGCCGCCGCTCTCCTCCCCGCCGATGACAACCTCGCGCTCCCTGAGGAGCACCCCGATGTACTTGAACCCGACAGGAACCTCAACCACCTTCTGCCCGTGGTCATCCGCGACCCTGTCCACGAGGTGGCTCGTGGCTACAGTCCTGGCGGCGTCCCCGATCATAGACCGCCTATCAATCAGGTGTAGGTAGACGAGGGGGAGCAGTTGGTTTACTGCCAAGAAGGTCCCGTCCCTAGTGACAGCGGTGAGGCGATCCCCGTCGCCGTCGAATGCTATCCCCAACTCGGACCCAGATGCGAGCACCCTCGACCTGAGCCCAGAGAGGTTCTCAGGGGTGGGATCAGGGATCGTCCCCCCGAAGTACGGATCTATCCTGTCCCTCACGGCATCGACGGTGGCCCCCATCTGGTTGAAGATCCTGCTCGCGAAGCCCGAGGTGGCACCGTGCATCGGATCCAGCACGATGCAGAGTCCTGAAAGGTCGCCCCTTATCAGCCCGCGGAGGTGCCTGAGGTAGTCCTCAAAGGGATCGAGCTCGGAGATGAGTCCTGTATCGATGGTGCCGTCGGTCTTGGGAGGTTCGGGGGGGATGTGGCGCTCTATCCTGCTCGTGACCTCGGGCATCGCAGGGCCACCGTAGTCGGGTATGAACTTTATCCCGTTGTACTCAGGTGGGTTGTGCGAGGCGGTTATCATTATCGAGCCCGCGAGCGAGTACCTGACCGCGGAAAAGGCTGCCACCGGAGTCGGCACCGGGCCTGGTGGGAGGTGGGAGGCAATCCCCTTGAAGGCGAGAACGCGGGCACACTCCCCGGCGAAATCCTTAGATTGTGCCCTGCCGTCGTATCCTATGAATACGCCCCTCTCGGGGGACCCGGATTCGAGTATGTGCTCCGCTATCGCAGAGGCGACCCGCCGGACGTTCTCGGTCGTGAAACCCGCGTCTAGCCTGGATCGCCACCCGTCAGTGCCGAATGATATACGCTCCCCCAAGCAAGCCCACCTCCCCATTCTGAATTATCTTGCATTTACCAAGCCCGTGACGCTACCTGACTATTATGGTCGTGCACGGCAGGCTGAGCGCCACTGAGATCGCGACGCTCCCCATGAGGATCCCCATGCCACCTGAGTAGCCCCTTGACCCGATGATCACGCAGTCGTAGTTTCCGTCTACGGCCTCCCTGAAGATCTCGTATGCGGTCGAGGTCTGGTTGCTCTCGGCGACCTTGAGCAGCTTCTTTGCCGAGATCCCAAAGGCGTCGCACTTGGCCGAGGCAGCCTCCAGGACAGAGTTCCCGATGCTCCTCATCTCATCTATCATCGCGGGCTTGCTGCATATGGGAGTTGGGCTGACCACGTGGATCAGTGTCAACTTGGATCCGTCCTTCATGGCGAACTCGATCGCAAGCTCGAGGGCCCTGAGGGATGCCGGGGACCCGTCTATGGGTACGAGTATCTTCTTGAACAAGGCTTCAGGTTCCCCCCAGCCCCAGGCTCTCGTCGGTCATCCTCATCGACTCCTCGGCGGTCCCGCAGAGGTTGGTCATCGCCCTTATCGCATCGATGTTCTCCGGGACGACTATCGACTCCTGGTGGACGGCCTGTGTCAGGTAAACCTCCTTTCCGAAGGACTTGATCGACTCCTTGAAGACAACGAGCTCGGGCATGTCGTACCTCCGCCTGCCGAGGTCCCTCGCGTACTCGATCACCTGTGCAGTCGAGTCGATCCCCTCGGATGCGGAGACCACCCTTATCCTCGGATACTTGGAGAGGGCCGAGAGGATCCCCGCCTCGTTCGCCTCATTCTGCAGCTCTAAGTTAAGCCAGTGGACGTGCATCAGGGTGGTCGGGACGGCGAAAGCCGACGTCGTTATGTCGATCTTGGGGAGGACCTTCTGGACGTCCGGTCCGTGGTGCGATGGGATGCTCACGGGATCGGGAAGAATGCTGTTTATCGGACCCTTCTTGTCTTCCGAGGGGTCGGCACCCCTCCTGATGAGGACCACGCGCGCCTTTCTGATACCGAATTCGGTGTCAATCGCATGTATGGACCTGCAAAGCCCGGTGGTGTTGCAGGAAACGACCCTGACCAGGTCCCTGCCTAAAGCCTCCTTGTAGTTGCAGGCAGCGTTGAACGAGAAGCCCGCTACCTCGTGCTTCTCGCCGCCCTGGAATATCGCCTTTACTTTGTGCTTCTCGTAAAGGGGCTTGTAGGTCGCCCCGATCTTCCCGGGCGTGCAGTCGACTATCACGTCGACCTCCCTCAGGAGGTCCTCCAGCGTCCCCTGGACCTCCGCCCCTGCATCCTTGAATGCCTGCAGCTTCTCAGCTGACGCGGCATAGACCTTTATCCCCTTCTGCCTTGCCATCCTTGCCTCGAAGTTGGGCTTGGTCTTGGTGACTCCAGCCAGAATCATGTCCCGCTGCATGAGTACTGCGTCAGCAACCCTCTTGCCTATTGTGCCGTATCCGTTTATGCCTACCCTAACCTTCATCACATAGCCCCCAAAATCACTTGTCTGAGTTAAACTTCTGCTTGGATGCTATTAAGACTTCCAATGCAGGGAGCTTCTCCCCCGAGAGGAAGGTGATGAAGGCGCCGCCGCCGGTGCTGAAGTAGCCAATCTTCTCTGCAATGCCGAGCCTCTCGGATATCGCCCTGAGGTGCCCGCCTCCGAGCAGGGAAACCGCCCTGCTGCTCACCAGCGCCTGGAGGAGGCCCTCTGACCCGCGGGCAAACCGCTGGTCTTCGATGTAACCCGCGGGACCCCTCATGATGACGGTCTTTGCCT
This window harbors:
- a CDS encoding iron ABC transporter permease — encoded protein: MTKRKLLVSVLLLLPFPVLVSSLFVGVYSIDPSTVISILIKRLYDPSGSAPWPEVYETIVFNIRMPRVLLALVGGLALSVSGASLQGIFKNPLVDTYILGVSAGAGLGAALGIAYFPGLPGSVQALSFAMGFAAFFTTYTVAKSKGDTPVISLVLAGVIVTALFSALLSIIKFFTESEKLAGVVYWMMGSLAVTGWGPLSQIAPLILAGFAIVFFMRWRINVLSMGDEEAKALGVNVERDRFLVLLASTLMVSAFVSVAGVIGWIGLVVPHTVRMLLGTPDNRVVVPASASLGAIFLMVADDLARSVASFELPVGVITTLVGAPFFLYLLKRRGGSAWK
- a CDS encoding ABC transporter substrate-binding protein, which encodes MKETVKALSVALVAIIAVSSVVILLSGGYLNGGSGVKIVDMSNRTVRMNYTANRVVILESYWTEIACVLGAQDKIVGIGSYVTSSVFIPDSVKNKTVVGNIFSGVNIETVLSLKPDLVIMDYGYGKAEDIVKSLEGAGIPVITLFAKNFEDIAKATVIIGQALGKAERAQSIASYINGLHSQLITNASRIPSDDRPRVLICNLDVWKDGLIYTYSNTSWGNVVVDVGGINVAHEGFGDKSWVKVNMEQVLLWDPDIIVIVGRTQSTLSSQISSMNDTNWLSLRAVREGRVYPVLTGSYDLSSYLDWTPRMVVGELQLAACIQPSHFASFNWTSVRDQLMDGYYGYLKS
- a CDS encoding universal stress protein, whose product is MFKKILVPIDGSPASLRALELAIEFAMKDGSKLTLIHVVSPTPICSKPAMIDEMRSIGNSVLEAASAKCDAFGISAKKLLKVAESNQTSTAYEIFREAVDGNYDCVIIGSRGYSGGMGILMGSVAISVALSLPCTTIIVR
- a CDS encoding type II glyceraldehyde-3-phosphate dehydrogenase; protein product: MKVRVGINGYGTIGKRVADAVLMQRDMILAGVTKTKPNFEARMARQKGIKVYAASAEKLQAFKDAGAEVQGTLEDLLREVDVIVDCTPGKIGATYKPLYEKHKVKAIFQGGEKHEVAGFSFNAACNYKEALGRDLVRVVSCNTTGLCRSIHAIDTEFGIRKARVVLIRRGADPSEDKKGPINSILPDPVSIPSHHGPDVQKVLPKIDITTSAFAVPTTLMHVHWLNLELQNEANEAGILSALSKYPRIRVVSASEGIDSTAQVIEYARDLGRRRYDMPELVVFKESIKSFGKEVYLTQAVHQESIVVPENIDAIRAMTNLCGTAEESMRMTDESLGLGGT